Below is a genomic region from Candidatus Binatia bacterium.
GTTCCAACGATCGATCCCCCGTGGAGAGGGACGCGCGTTACATCCGGTGCGATCCTGGTTCGCGTTACGATTACGCTTCGCGAGCCGGATCGCGTAAAGAGGGTCATGCGAATCCGGATCGGGGCGAGCGATGACGGCGTGTAGCCCTGGCTCTTGACAACTCGCATCGACCAAAATAGCCCCATCGGGTCCACGCCGGTGTAGGTACCCCGGAGCGGTGCAGCTGCAGCAAGATCGACTGTGCCCGCACGATCCGTTCGAAACGAAGCCCAACTGCGGTAAGTCGTTGCATCGATATCGGCCCTAGCCTCAACGGTAACCGGCTCGTCGCCCGTTCTCGTCTTAACCCAAATGTGGACGGGGGTATCGAATAGCGCGCTTTCCGGCTTTACTATTAGTTGCGGCGCATCCAGTTGCGCTGCCTCTGACGCAAAAAGCGCGCGGACGGCCAAGGCAAACAGCCCAATGGCAAGCACCGAGGCGAACAAACGAGGAATCACATAACCCCCAGCGGCATTGACAACTAACTATTTAAGAGTATATCAGCGGGGGGTCTCCGCGGTCAACTATGAAATTAGGTGCGCGAGATCTTCGACAGTTCGACGCTGATGCGGTCGACCAGCGCGCGGTGATCGTCCGGGTCGCTGCCCGCGCGCCCGGTGACGATCGCTTCGAGTCCGCGCACGGCGCGCTCGTACGCGATCCGGGCGCGGCGTTCGCCGACGCGGCGGGCCACCGGACGCAGGAAGCGCTCGCGCCAGCGCGCGCGCGACGGCAGTTCGCCGCCCGGCCGCGCGAGCTCCCAGATATAGTTACACTCCGTCGCGAGCGCGGAGAGCAGCGGCACCGCCGCGCCGCGCGGGTCGCCTGAGAAGGATTCGTGCGCGATCGCGAGCGCCTCAGCGATCCTGCCTTCAGCGAGCGCGCTCGCGTATTTATAAGCCTTCGGATCCTCGATGGCCAACGCCTCACGCTCGAGATCCTTGAGCGTTATTCGTTTCCCGCCGAGCGCGAGTTTCTCGAGATCGCTGCGCACCGCGGCTAAGTCGGCTTGGCTGCGTGAAAGCTCGTCGACGACGCGCGCCTCCGCCTTGGCGCCGTTACGTTCGAGCGTCTCGCGCACGAAACGCTCGCGCGTCTCTTCGCCCGCGGTCGTGTCGATGCGGAGCGCCGCGCGCCCGGCCATCGTGCCGAACGGCGCCGGCCGCTGCGCACGCGGCGACAAGAGATCGAGCAACACGAGCGTGTTGCCGTCGGGCACGTTTTGCGCGACGTCCCAAAGCTCTTGGCGCGGCGCCGACCGCATGCTCTGCGTGTCGGTGACGACCGCGACGCGCCGCTCGGCCAGAAACGGCATCGCCTGCACGGCCTCGCGCACGGGCGCGACGTCGCCGAGGCTCTCGGCGGCGAAGCGCGCCAAGTTCAGATCGCGCACGTCGGCCGGCAACACGCGATCCAATACGACCTCCAAGGCGCGGTCGGCCAGCACGCGTTCGGTGCCCTCGATGATGACGAGCCTGCCGATGGCCGGCTCTTTATCGAGAAAGTCGTAGAACTTCAGGCCTGAACTCCAAGTCCGGGATGGTTTCCACGTAGGGCGGGCGCACGATGCCGGACTCCGTGACGAATGCCGTGACGAGATGGCCGGGCGTCACGTCGAACGCGGGATTGTACACCACCGCACCCTCGGGTGCCGCACGGCTGCCGGCGAACGCCGCGACCTCGTCGGCGGCGCGCTCCTCGATCGGGATCGCGTCGCCGCTCGAGAGACTGAAATCGAACGTCGAGCGCGGAGCCGCGACGTAAAACGGAATCCCGTGGTGCGCGGCGAGGATGGCCAGCGCGTAGGTGCCGATCTTGTTCGCGGTGTCGCCGTTGCGCGCGATGCGGTCGGCGCCGACGATCGCGAGGTCGATGCGCTGCCGCTTCATCGCGATAGCCGCGGCCGCGTCGACCATGAGCACGGCGTCGACGCCCGCGTGACGAAGCTCGAGGTAGTTCAGCCGCGAGCCCTGCAGCAGGGGGCGCGTCTCGTCCACGAAGACGCGGGGCTTCTTTCCGCCGCGATGCGCGGCGATGATGACGCCCAGGGCGGTGCCGGCGCCGCCGGTGGCGAGCGGTCCGGTGTTGCAATGGGTCAGCACGCGAGCACCCTTCCCGATCAGCTCGAGTCCGTTCTCGGCGATCGCCGCGTCGATCGCAATCTGCTCCTCGTGGATCGCGCGCGCTTCCTCCAATGGATCGGCGGCGGCGAGGACCCGGTCGACGGCCCAGGCCAGGTTCACCGCGGTCGGACGCGCCTCGCGCACGCGCCGAGCGACTCGCTCAAAGAGCTCGTCGTCGTCGATCGTTCGACGCAGCAACGCCGTTCCGTAGGCGGCGAACACGCCGATGCACGGTGCGCCGCGCACGGCGAGGCTCTTGATCGCCGCCTCGATGTCCTCGACGGTTTTGGCTCGCTCGTGGCGCACTTCATGCGGCAGCAGGCGCTGGTCGAGATAGACGACGGCGTCGCCGTCCCACGCGATCGGCGCGAACGACGTCATCGAAACCCCGCCCGAGGGATGTCCGAGTTCACGCTCAGCAGCGTCGCCGCCGCGAGGGCCGCCGCGTAGCCCTTGTTGCCGCGCTGCGGATCGGCGCGCTCCTCCGCCTGCTCCAAATTGTCCGTCGTGAGGATGCCGAAACCGATCGGAACGCCGGTCGCAAGCTGCACGTCCATGATGCCCCGCGCACACTCGCCCGCGACGAAGTCGAAGTGCGGCGTCTCGCCGCGAACGACGGCGCCGAGCGCAACGAGCGCGTCGAAGCGGTCGGCTTCGATCAGGTTGCGGCAGGCTACGGGCACTTCGAAGCAGCCGGGAACCTCGTAGACGCTGACGTGGTCGGCGGCGACGTTGCACGCCCGCAGCGCCGTCTTAGCCCCCTCGACGAGCCGGTCGGCGATCTCGGGGTAAAAGCGCGCCACGACAATCGCGAAGCGCCGGCCGGCGCAGTCGGGGGCCGGCGGCTTGCGCGCGCCGTTGACCTTCACGACGCGGCCTCTTCGTCGAGTATGTGGCCAAGCTTCGAGCGCTTCGTAGCGATGTAGTGCTTGTTGTGCGCCGTCGGTGTGGTCTGGAGCGGCATCCGGCCGACGATCTTGAGGCCGTACCCCTCGAGGCCGAAGATCTTCTTTGGGTTGTTCGTGATCAGTCGCATCTCGCGCACGCCGAGGTCGACGAGAATTTGCGAGCCGATGCCGTAGTCGCGTTTGTCGGCCGGCAGCCCGAGCGCGAGGTTCGCCTCGACGGTGTCGGCGCCGCCGTCCTGCAGCTCGTACGCGCGCAGCTTGTTGGCAAGACCGATGCCCCGGCCTTCCTGCCGCAGATAGAGAAAGACGCCGCGGCCTTCGTGCGCGATCACGCGCATGGCCCCGTCGCGCTGCGCCGCGCAATCGCAGCGAATCGAGTGCAGCGCGTCGCCGGTCATGCACTCCGAGTGTACGCGAACGAGGATCTCCTTCCCGTCGCCGATCTCGCCCATTATGAGCGCCACGTGAGTGTTCTCGTCGATACTCGTGTTGTACGCAACGCCCTTCCACTCACCCAGCGTCGTCGGCAGAGAGAACTCCGCGATCTTATTCACGAGCTTCTCGGTGCG
It encodes:
- the ribH gene encoding 6,7-dimethyl-8-ribityllumazine synthase, with amino-acid sequence MKVNGARKPPAPDCAGRRFAIVVARFYPEIADRLVEGAKTALRACNVAADHVSVYEVPGCFEVPVACRNLIEADRFDALVALGAVVRGETPHFDFVAGECARGIMDVQLATGVPIGFGILTTDNLEQAEERADPQRGNKGYAAALAAATLLSVNSDIPRAGFR
- the mtnA gene encoding S-methyl-5-thioribose-1-phosphate isomerase; translation: MTSFAPIAWDGDAVVYLDQRLLPHEVRHERAKTVEDIEAAIKSLAVRGAPCIGVFAAYGTALLRRTIDDDELFERVARRVREARPTAVNLAWAVDRVLAAADPLEEARAIHEEQIAIDAAIAENGLELIGKGARVLTHCNTGPLATGGAGTALGVIIAAHRGGKKPRVFVDETRPLLQGSRLNYLELRHAGVDAVLMVDAAAAIAMKRQRIDLAIVGADRIARNGDTANKIGTYALAILAAHHGIPFYVAAPRSTFDFSLSSGDAIPIEERAADEVAAFAGSRAAPEGAVVYNPAFDVTPGHLVTAFVTESGIVRPPYVETIPDLEFRPEVLRLSR